agggactttgaaattaattgcaattcatctgatcactcttcataacattctggagtatatgcaaattgccatcatacaaactaaggcagcagactttgtgaaaattaatatttgtgtcatgctcaaaacttttggccacaactgtacatcaAATGTTCTGGCAAACAAGCAGAGACCTGaaaaccccatccaacctggagTGAGTAAGGCTTAGTctgaagcattttttttttactttcaaaagccaagaagaaaaatacattacaattatATATTTTACTTAATAAGGACTGAATGATCAAGCTACCAAGCTTTGCTAGGACAAAGAGagacaacttcaattagcactgacgtgTGAAGCGAGAGGTGTCGAAGCCTTTTGAGCCCAAAAAAATGGCAGGTTACCCCACCCAGATCCAGAAGCCTTGAAGCCCCCTTCTGCTGTTCaaagaccatccactggcattttctacaagaaatctgcctccagaaataaaagcttctcccaagtgggtgatacctactcccattgcctgctgcactgctgcttggattccacttggcgatctgttcaccgtctaccctggcctgtctccccctgtctggtaggGGTAGaccatgaccccccccccctttttctcccgagctttcgctcgcctccagcacacatGCACTGTTgtggcgagtgactctgaacttccaatggctagccccaagtcgtttatatattaaaaaataatgttgtgtattttgctatttgcctcatgactcctgcatactttgttgactatgaactttctttacccaaccgtgggacagactatgtttgttcccaacactcgggactctgactctctattggttacacagacttttggctTTCCATTCCATTCTAAACACCTCTTGCTGGCTTTGCATTCATGTTATCTGAAGAAATGTCGATACattatgatcttgttgccatctgatgcacattcagatgtcataaatcagcactgcagagctctccctgtactatgtgccttgattgtattactgctgatgatatctggaaatgttaatgtacaccctggcccacctactgttgctagccccaattctgacttgtgctctgatatctgcttcactgatttctgctcccataaaagcctgggttttctgcacactAACACGAGAAGCTTATTACCtgaaatggatcaattgaaagtgtgggttcagagctccaatccagatgtgttggtcattactgagacgtggttaaggaagagtgttttgaatactgatgttaacctttctgtccacaaacaatttgatttgcttgttttaagtattaaactttcaaatagctctttgttgctgggtgttattgtcctccatcagcaccggcctgtaccctacctgccctaagctctctcctggccgcTTACaccaagtctgaatttgtcctgctaggtgacctaaactgggacatgcttaaaacctcttacatctagacgttccgctagcggaacacctggcgtggcgcgaattacaaattcctcaaaaatacaaaaacttcaatttttcaaacatatgactatttcacagcattttaaagacaagactctcctttatctaaccacactgtccgatttcaaaaaggctttacagcgaaagcaaaacattagattatgtcagcagagtaccaagccagaaataatcagacacccatttttcaagctagcatataatgtcacaaaaaacaaaaccacagctaaatgcagcactaacctttgatgatcttcatcagatgacaaccctaggacattatgttatacaatgcatgcatgttttgttcaatcaagttcatatttatataaaaaaaacagctttttacattagcatgtgacgttcagaactagcatacccccgcaaacatccggtgaatttactaaattactcacgataaacgttcacaaaaaacataacaattattttaagaattatagatacagaactcctctatgcactcgatatgtccgattttaaaatagcttttcggtgaaagcacattttgcaatattctcagtagatagcccagccatcacggctagccatttagacaccgaccaagtttagccctgatcaaactccgatttactattccaaaagtttcattacctttgttgtcttcgtcatatccgaatagcggcgttttgttcgtgcgttccagacactatccgaaatggtaaagaagggtcacgcgcatggcgcaattcgtgacaaaaaaaatctaaatattccattaccgtacttcgaagcatgtcaaccgctgtttaaaatcaatttttcaatttttctcgtagaaaagcgataatattccgaccgggaatctccttttcggcaaacagaggaaaaaatcacaaagacgggggaggccaggtcacgcgccttaccccacagtcccttgatcggccacttgagaaaggcgataatgtgtttcagcctggggctgggatgacaacattctgttttttcccgggctctgagcgcccatggacgacgtaggaagtgtcactttagagcagagatcctttgtaaaagatagagatggcaaagaagttccagaaatggtcagacaggccacttcctgtaaaggaatctctcaggttttgacctgccatttgagttctgttatactcagacaccattcaaacagttttagaaactttcgggtgttttctatccatatataataagtatatgcatattctagttactgggtaggattagtaaccagattaaatcgggtacgttttttatccagccgtgaaaatactgccccctagccataagaggttaaactaAATccttaagtcaggattcctatttgactcagccatgcctccttgcccgtccaacatttcctcatctcccactccttttaatgcgactatccccaatgcttctccctctttttcccctgccccactacaaagtttctccctgcatgcagtcactgagtctgaggagctcctgaaacttgaccccaaaaaaacatctgggtcagatggtttagaccctttcttctttaaggttgctgcccctatcatcgccaagctgATCtccgacctttttaacctgtctcctttctggggaggttgccattgcttggaaggcagccaggcttagtcctttatttaaagggggagatcaagctgatccaaCTGTTATAGgcttatttctattttgccctgtttatcaaaagtgttggaaaaacttaaaataatcaactgactgcCTTTTGTGAtctctatagtattctctcgggtattCATTCTGGTTTCTGCACAGGTTATGGATGTGTgattttacgctactgctactctgttcatcatatatgcatagtcactttaaccatatctacatgtacatactacctcaatcagcctgactaaccggtgtctgtatgtagcctcgctacttttatagcctcgctactctatatagctgtctttttactgttgttttttatttctttacctacctattgttcacctaatacctttttgcactattggttagagcctgtaagtaagcatttcactgtaaggtctacgcctgttgtattcggcgcacgtgacaaataaactttgatttgatatgtcaCTGCAactttaaaggtcctcaatgatgtcaccattgcccttgattctatgCAATGTTGTACTGCTATTTTTACttacttggccaaagcttttgacacggtagaccattccattcttgtgggccggctaaggaatattggtgtctctgaggggtctttggcctggtttgctaactacctctctcaaagagtgcagtgtttaaagtcagaaaatctgctgtctcagccactgcctgtcaccaagggggTGCCctacgctcttctcaatttacagcaacatagctcaggcagtaggaagctctctcatccatttatatgcagatgatacagtcttatactcagctgacccctccccggattttgtgttaaatgctctacaacatagctttcttagtgtccaacaagctttctctacccttaaccttgttctgaacacctccaaaacaaaggtcatgtggtttggtaagaagaatgcccctctcctcacaggtgtgattactacctctgagggtttagagcttgaggtagtcactcccgagtacttgtatgaggtatggctagacagtacactgtccttctctcagcacatgtgaaagctgcaggctaaagttaaatctagatgtggtttcctctatcgtaatcgctcctctttcaccccagctgccaaactaaccctgattcagatgaccatcctacccatgctagattagagacataatttatagatcagcaggtaagggtgctctcgagcggttaGATGttttttaccattcggccatcagatttgccaccaatactccttataggacacatcactgcactctatactcctctgtaaactggtcatctctgtatacccgtcgcaagacccactggttgatgcttatttataaaaccctcttaggccttaggcctcactcccccctatctgagatatctactgcagccctcatcctccacatacaacacccgttctgccagacacattctgttaaaggtccccaaagcatacacatccctgggttgctcgtcttttcagttcgctgaagATAGCGaatggaatgagctgcaacaaacactcaaactggacagttttatctcaatctcttcattcaaagactcaatcatggacactcttactgacagttgtggctgctttgtgtgatgtattgttgtctctaccttcttgccctttgtgctgttgtgctgtgcccaataatgtgtgtaccatgttttgtgctgctaccatgttgtgttgttgtcatgttgtgttgtgttgctaccatgctgtgttgtcatgtgttgctgccttgctatgttgttgtcttaggtctctctttatgtagtgttgtctctcttgtcgtgtgtgttttgtcctatatttatatgtttttttgttgttgtttttttaatcacAGCCCCGtctccgcaggaggccttttggtaggccgtcattgtaaataatcatttgttcttaactgacttgcctagttaaataaaggttaaatatatatatatttttaaatacagTATTTCCAATGTAATTTCTATTTGTATGGCTCTTAACAGTAATTTTCCACTGAGGGATTCATACAAGGCTAGGCCCAAACGCCACAATGGCAAGCATGGGTCATTCACTCCGCATCTACTCTCCACTCTCATAGCTAGTGTGTGGTGAGTGTCTCTGGCACAAAATGGTTGCTGTGATTCACTCAGGTTAATAAAGCTAAGCCATTTCAGACAGTAAACCTGAGTGTTTGAATTAGCTGATATTGCAACAATTGGATTCCTCACTCTACTTTAATATGGCGGTATATTTAGTTGGCCAGTTTCTGCACACACATCCTCTGAGGTTTGCCACGTGCAAGCTATGTGCTGGTGTTTCTTGGTGACATGCTGTTGCTGTAACGTGTTACTCGCTATGCATGTCTGTTTTCTGCTCGCCGCCGCCACCCCCAGCCTGCTTTTGTTTCAGTCGGGGGGATTGGTATAGCTATACTGCGCTTACTGCCTGTAGTTTGTTATTATGGTAATGAGCTTTGCTATAGCAGTGAGCGATCCTGAAGCAGCGGAGCCAACCGCCAAGACCTAATGTATTGTCATTTTCTTTCTAATAAATGGTTAAAAGTAATACGTGGTGTTTTTCTGTCTGAACTACTCATTGGTGGTGGATTGATAGATGGTACCATACAGTGTGCTGTGAGACCAAGTGAAAAAGCTTTATAAATGTTTAGTATCAATATAATTTATCACTGACTTATACTTGACTCAATCTACAATGTAGCCAACTTTCCACTCGATAAGATCATGGTTTAGTTCAAGTGTTTGTTATACTCTAACTCTTGTCTTTATTTTAACCTACAATTTATGCTACCCTTATACAGTATGTTAGCTCTGGTCCCCCTAAGTCTgatttctctctgtgtttcagacCAACCTGCCCATCTTCAAGTTGAAGGAGTCTCGTGTGCGGAGACGGTACAGCGACTTTCAGTGGCTCAGaggggagctggagagagacagcaaggtgAGCCCTCTGGGGCTTTACAAGTCTCAATACACTTTACACAGGAATAATCGAATCAAACCTGAGAGATAAAGACAACAGTATAACTGATACAAGATTTTAACTTGTTAACATGTGTGTCCCTCTCAGGTGGTGGTACCCCCTCTCCCAGGGAAGGCTCTGTTCAGACAGCTGCCGTTCCGAGGGGACGATGGGATATTTGACGATTCTTTCATCGAGGAGCGGAGAGCTGGGCTGGAGCAGTTCCTCAACAAGTGAGTCTACACAGACGAGATCCTCCGCTTCCTAGAGCCAGGATGTTGTGTTTGGTTGCAATATTACAACTTTTTGATTGATGTCAGGCGTGTGTGTTTGTTAAACATTTCATTTGCAGCCACTCTTAGTTCAATCTTCACCTTAGGAGCCTATGAAACACTTAACATGAATCAGATTTTCTCTCGTCTTTCTTGGTGTCGTTAACAGACTGAACATATTCAGCAGGACGTCTACTCCTTCGTTCTCCTTCATAATTGGCTAGTAAAGGAACAAGAACAGCCAAAGAGGCCGCAAGTGCGTCCCTTAGTCCTTGTTTTTTTCCTAAATTAGTTTTATTTTATATGTGTAATTTTTGATAATTGAGTCTCAAATTACAGCGAGCGGTTCCTCGATGGGTGGTGTGTGCACCCCTGCTTATTTTTTTACCCAAGGTGTTCTCACTCGCACGTGGAGAACAATAAAAGTTACAGTGGTACTGTTATTATTTGCTTTGATTGCAGACTTGGCTATTATCTTTGTTTCATGTGCAAATTATACCTGTTAGAATATTAAGTATGCCTAAAGACTACGGCGAGAAGAGAAAAAAATccataaatagttttttttcgaAAGAGCGAAGAATGTGTTGGTAATTAAGAATTTTTTTTTCCTCAAATTAAACGCTACTGTTGATCATGGCATTGTTCAGACTTAATAGCTGCACAGCGGAGTGGAGTTGGTTCGCTCTGCTGTTATGAACTGTGATTGAGTGTATTGTGGAGAGGAAAACCATTTACCTAGAGGTAAACATGGTTATCATTTCTAAACAACccagcagaggaggagagaacagcacAGTGAAGTTTAAAGGGAAGTTTGCAGGCCATATTGTTCAAAAACAAAAGGTGAGAATATAGTCGGAGTTAGGATGGAGGAGTGGGTACAGGGTTGGGTGCGATCAGGGGCCAGCTTATTTACGGTTTTAATTCAACCccataaaaaatataaatgtcTGTTTTGATTGAGTCATAGAGTGTCGGGAGGGGGGCTCAACTTGCTCATCTAATGGCAAATGGAAGCCTCCTCAAATCCTCCACAATGTTTCTGTTGTACATGAACCCTTGGTCATGCTTGCCCTTCAGAAATATTTCCCTTTTAAGAATGTAGCTGAGTACATAGGATGTTGAGAGTACGTCTGTCATGGGAAATTGGTATTTTAAGAGGAAGTATGTTCTTTTTAACTTTTttgctctctttttctcctttGCGTTCCACCTCCatctttctctattttctttcttctCTTTTGCTTcaatctccccatccctctccttgACCTTGATGGTAATTATGAGCTGGTTTCCAGAATCCTTTCCTCTTCATCAAATTCTCCACTTCCTGCTTCAGATGTAACACGGGGACTTTATGAATTTAAAGATGTTCGCTCTCAATTCCATCATACATAGGTCAGTGGTCTTCTAAATTGCATCTGACCTGATCATTTGGACACTGACAAAATGGAAAACAAACCTGATGAAAATCTGGGCATATTTTGCTTAACTTTTGACAACACTTTTCACTGTACTTTAATGCTGTCCAATTATGGTAATTCTCTCTCGTGGCACTCTCTCATGGAAGCCTTATGTTCCACATAGCGggcctggccgtgctgctgctccagtttcaactgttctgcctgcagctatggaaccctgacctgttcaccagatgtgctacctgtcccagacctgctgttttcaactctctagagacagcaggagcggtagagatactctcaatgatcggctatgaaaagccaactgacatttactcctgaggtgctgacctgttgcaccctcgacatccactgtgattattattatttgaccctgctggtcacctatgaacatttgaacatcttggccatgttctgttataatctccacccggcacagccagaagaggactggcaacccctcatagcctggttcctctctaggtttctttctaggttctggcctttctagggagtttttcctagccaccgtgcttctacacctgcattgcttgctgtttggggttttaggctgggtttctgtacagcactttgagatatcagctgatgtaagaagggctttataaatacatttgatttgataggaaCGAAGAGGATTAAGTAAGGGTGTTATAGTAAAGAATGTATTTTGAGATTTCTTTCAAGGAAAGAAAATATGTGCAATGTACTTTGTGGCCATGTCAGACAGactgtaacaacaacatgtgtTCATAACCACTTGTAacctttgtctctccctgttttgTGTTTCAGAGTGGCTGGTCACCCCTTGGCCCAGAACGAGCGCTGTCTGCACATGTTTCTACAGGACGAGTCTGTGGACAAGACCTATACCCCCTCCAAAATACGACAAGCCTAAGAGAAGCGGGCCACCACGCGGCCCAGCCCCGGGGCACTCTCGGCCCTGGTCTATACTCGGCCAGGCCCCGCTCCACAACCCAAAGGTCTCTGTACTGCTAATGGTCCTGCTCTGCTCCGACCACAAACACTTGTATGATCTGTATTCTTCTTTTGTTTGCAATCACTTTCTTTCATCTCCGTGTTGATTAGGGATCTCATGTAGTGCTCGTTTTCAACTCTCGATTGGATCAAACTAGGAAATGGTCTACATGTAATAACTGGTTGAAAATAATATATCATCGTTTTTGTTGTCTCAATGCCACTACCTTGAGTATTTTACAGTATGTTATCTATATTTATCAGTGAGGTATGTCTTGGATATTTTCATTTTTaaagaaatataaaaaaaataccttTCCATGTATGCAAACCTCATGTTAAAACCCCATACATTACACACTGTTGTTTTTACTCAATGTCCAATTGGAATGATTGTCCTCACCACCATAAATGTGACTTGGCACACTTTGTCCCTGACTCTGAAAATTGCCCTTTGTGGACGGTCCATCACTTCCATGAACTGaagcatgtgtctgtctgtgtactaCCAGCCAGCACTTCCACTGTTAGTTAGCctgtaaattattttataatgAGAAAAAATGCACCAGAGAGGGGAACCCCACAGCATTTCTACCAACTGACCATGTGTTTATGAAATGTGTATACTGCTGtgccattttgtttattttgaaaATTTTCCAATAAAATAGGTCAAACGCACTATATGCATGAGGTGATGTCATGTTTTTCCTGAGTAAAGATTTCAGTGAATAGACACACTTTGGTCCATGCTGCTTCTGATATACATCGGTTAGAACCACATTAATTGGACTGAACGACATTGATTGCTACTGTTTTTAATTGTGCTTGAGGTTTTTTCAATCATTATACTAAATATGAAACGCAATTAAAGGTAAAGCCCTTGATTCATCAGAAAATACTTGAAAC
The window above is part of the Salmo salar chromosome ssa15, Ssal_v3.1, whole genome shotgun sequence genome. Proteins encoded here:
- the snx3 gene encoding sorting nexin-3, translated to MADTIADTRRLFSKPQNLNDAYGPPSNFLEIDVSNPETVGVGRTRFTTYEIRLKTNLPIFKLKESRVRRRYSDFQWLRGELERDSKVVVPPLPGKALFRQLPFRGDDGIFDDSFIEERRAGLEQFLNKVAGHPLAQNERCLHMFLQDESVDKTYTPSKIRQA